A window of the Bradyrhizobium ottawaense genome harbors these coding sequences:
- a CDS encoding GFA family protein: MSKAYTGGCACGAIRYAIPSEPVFMNHCQCRDCQRNSGTGHGSYLTFAPRDDVKLSGDAKQWDIVGDSGNVKTHAFCPTCGSPVYLTFAAMPDIFTVHAASLDDPTRYRPQVVTYAGRGDAWDHIDPGLPKFDKMPPAA; the protein is encoded by the coding sequence ATGAGTAAAGCCTATACCGGCGGCTGCGCCTGCGGCGCGATCCGTTATGCCATTCCTTCCGAACCTGTTTTCATGAATCACTGCCAGTGCCGCGATTGCCAGCGCAACAGCGGCACCGGGCACGGATCCTATCTGACCTTCGCGCCGCGCGACGATGTGAAACTCAGCGGCGACGCGAAACAGTGGGACATCGTCGGCGACAGCGGCAACGTCAAGACGCACGCCTTCTGCCCGACCTGCGGGTCGCCGGTCTATCTGACGTTTGCGGCCATGCCCGATATTTTCACCGTGCATGCCGCCAGCCTCGACGATCCCACCCGATACCGGCCGCAGGTGGTGACGTACGCCGGGCGCGGCGACGCCTGGGACCACATCGATCCGGGCTTGCCAAAATTCGACAAGATGCCGCCTGCGGCATGA
- a CDS encoding SRPBCC family protein encodes MNNVALQSDTQESAAQEIVVEANLPHAPEAIWKALTTGELIGRWLQMTPTGFEAVQGKQFTYQTTAAGAWDGVIRCQVLEAVPHQRLVYSWKGGHESNVGYGSLLDTVVTWTLQRIERGTRLRMVHSGFVLPRNDGAYKNMSGGWKKVVPRVGEIAGEQD; translated from the coding sequence ATGAATAACGTCGCGTTGCAGTCCGACACCCAAGAGTCCGCCGCTCAAGAGATCGTGGTCGAGGCGAACCTCCCACATGCGCCGGAGGCGATCTGGAAAGCGCTGACGACCGGCGAACTGATCGGCCGCTGGCTGCAGATGACGCCGACCGGATTCGAAGCGGTGCAGGGCAAGCAGTTTACCTATCAGACCACCGCGGCCGGCGCCTGGGATGGCGTCATTCGTTGCCAGGTGCTCGAAGCCGTTCCGCACCAGCGCCTGGTCTACTCCTGGAAGGGTGGGCACGAGTCCAACGTCGGCTACGGTTCGCTGCTCGACACCGTCGTGACCTGGACACTCCAACGGATCGAACGGGGGACGCGCCTTCGCATGGTCCATTCCGGCTTCGTGCTGCCGCGAAACGACGGCGCCTACAAGAACATGAGCGGTGGCTGGAAGAAGGTTGTCCCACGCGTCGGCGAGATCGCCGGCGAGCAGGACTGA
- a CDS encoding cupin domain-containing protein, with amino-acid sequence MKTARVLAIAALMLGSASALDGARAQPAGITRTDLQRHDLSVPGREAFQVRVDFAPGAAFGRHTHPGEEIIYVLEGSLEYEIEGKPPATLRAGDVLFIPAGTIHAAKNVGSVKASELATYVLEKGKPALTLVK; translated from the coding sequence ATGAAGACGGCGCGGGTTCTGGCGATCGCGGCGCTGATGCTGGGCAGCGCTTCGGCGCTCGACGGCGCGCGGGCCCAGCCGGCGGGGATCACACGAACCGACCTGCAGCGGCATGATCTCAGCGTTCCCGGCCGCGAGGCGTTCCAGGTCCGCGTCGACTTTGCGCCGGGCGCAGCGTTCGGCCGCCACACCCATCCCGGCGAAGAGATTATCTACGTCCTCGAAGGCTCGCTGGAATACGAGATCGAGGGAAAGCCGCCGGCAACGCTCAGAGCTGGCGACGTTCTTTTCATCCCCGCGGGAACGATCCATGCGGCGAAAAACGTCGGCAGCGTCAAGGCCAGCGAGCTTGCGACCTATGTCCTCGAGAAGGGCAAGCCGGCGCTGACGCTCGTGAAGTGA
- a CDS encoding MFS transporter, translated as MTISRYRWVIVAAGGLLGCVAIGGMFSLPVFLQPIARDTGWSVTGVSSAMTIGFLAMACTSMIWGTLSDRFGPLPVVLSGSVMLAASLGLASLATSLAAFQFIFGLMVGVSCAAIFAPMMATVTGWFDTHRSLAVSLVSAGMGMAPMTMAPFAAWLVSQHDWRTSMQLVALVVALIMIPVSLLVRRAPALAHAASVPSDDPAQAEMTLGQALRSPQFVILLLTNFFCCATHSGPIIHTVSYAISCGIPLVAAVTIYSLEGFAGLGGRIAFGLLGDRFGAKRVLVLGLLAQAFGALGYVFVRELAAFYAVAALFGFIYAGTMPLYAALARENFPLRMMGTVIGGTAMAGSLGMAMGPLAGGLIYDTFASYTWLYVGSWIMGLGAFFIALTFRPVPKLSPAPVPA; from the coding sequence ATGACCATCTCTCGCTATCGCTGGGTGATCGTCGCGGCCGGCGGCTTGCTCGGCTGTGTCGCGATCGGCGGCATGTTCTCGCTGCCGGTGTTCTTGCAGCCGATCGCGCGGGATACCGGCTGGTCCGTCACCGGCGTATCCAGCGCCATGACGATCGGCTTTCTGGCGATGGCCTGCACCAGCATGATCTGGGGCACCTTGTCCGACCGGTTCGGGCCGCTGCCGGTGGTGTTATCAGGCTCGGTGATGCTGGCCGCGAGCCTCGGGCTCGCTAGCCTGGCGACCTCGCTGGCCGCGTTTCAGTTCATCTTCGGGCTGATGGTCGGCGTCTCCTGTGCGGCGATCTTCGCGCCGATGATGGCGACCGTCACCGGCTGGTTCGATACCCATCGCAGCCTTGCCGTATCGCTGGTCTCGGCCGGCATGGGCATGGCGCCGATGACGATGGCGCCGTTCGCCGCCTGGCTGGTCTCGCAGCATGACTGGCGCACCTCGATGCAGCTCGTGGCGCTGGTCGTCGCGCTCATCATGATCCCGGTCTCGCTCCTGGTGCGCCGCGCGCCGGCGCTTGCGCATGCGGCGTCCGTGCCGTCAGACGATCCGGCACAGGCGGAGATGACGCTCGGCCAGGCGCTGCGCTCGCCGCAATTCGTCATCCTGCTGCTGACCAACTTCTTCTGCTGCGCCACCCATTCGGGTCCGATCATTCACACCGTCAGCTACGCCATCAGTTGCGGCATTCCGTTGGTAGCGGCCGTCACCATTTACAGCCTGGAGGGTTTTGCCGGGCTGGGAGGCCGCATCGCCTTCGGCCTGTTAGGGGATCGCTTCGGCGCCAAGCGCGTGCTCGTGCTGGGCTTGCTGGCGCAGGCGTTCGGCGCACTCGGTTATGTCTTCGTGCGCGAGCTCGCGGCGTTCTACGCGGTCGCAGCATTGTTCGGCTTCATCTATGCCGGCACCATGCCGCTCTATGCCGCGCTCGCCCGCGAAAACTTTCCGCTGCGGATGATGGGCACCGTGATCGGCGGCACCGCGATGGCCGGCAGCCTCGGCATGGCGATGGGTCCGCTGGCCGGCGGGCTGATCTATGACACCTTTGCGAGCTACACTTGGCTTTATGTCGGCTCCTGGATCATGGGCCTCGGCGCGTTCTTCATCGCGCTGACATTCCGCCCGGTGCCGAAGCTATCGCCCGCGCCGGTGCCGGCGTGA
- a CDS encoding DUF899 domain-containing protein: MKLNVVSADQWEAARQELLVKEKALTRARDAMAAERRRMPWMEVEKSYAFDGPGGKASLRDLFEGRRQLIVYRAFFEPGVHGWPEQACRGCSMVADQVAHLAHLNARDTTLAFVSRAPQTDIARLKARMGWEMPWYTVTDSFDTDFGVGEWHGTNAFFRDGDRVFRTYFIKSRGDEALGSTWSYLDMTALGRQEVWEESPEGYPQTPPYKWWNWHDSYTPGAAPDQRWVEVSDAGVTAFRKRAG, translated from the coding sequence ATGAAGCTGAATGTCGTATCTGCGGACCAGTGGGAAGCTGCGCGCCAGGAACTGCTGGTGAAGGAGAAAGCCCTGACCCGTGCCCGTGACGCCATGGCCGCCGAGCGCCGGCGGATGCCGTGGATGGAAGTGGAAAAAAGTTATGCGTTCGATGGACCTGGCGGCAAAGCGAGCTTGCGGGATCTGTTCGAAGGCCGCCGCCAGTTGATCGTCTACCGCGCCTTCTTCGAGCCCGGCGTGCACGGCTGGCCCGAGCAGGCCTGCCGCGGCTGCTCCATGGTCGCCGACCAGGTGGCCCACCTCGCGCATCTGAACGCGCGCGACACCACGCTCGCCTTCGTCTCGCGCGCGCCGCAGACGGACATCGCGCGCCTCAAGGCGCGGATGGGTTGGGAGATGCCGTGGTACACCGTCACCGATAGTTTCGACACCGACTTCGGCGTCGGCGAGTGGCACGGCACCAACGCGTTTTTCCGCGACGGCGACCGCGTCTTCCGCACCTACTTCATCAAGAGCCGCGGCGATGAAGCGTTGGGGAGCACCTGGAGCTATCTCGACATGACCGCGCTCGGCCGCCAGGAAGTGTGGGAGGAATCGCCCGAGGGTTACCCGCAGACCCCGCCGTACAAGTGGTGGAACTGGCACGACAGCTACACTCCCGGCGCCGCGCCCGACCAGCGCTGGGTCGAGGTCTCCGACGCCGGCGTGACCGCGTTCCGGAAACGCGCCGGCTAG
- a CDS encoding ArsR/SmtB family transcription factor: MIEAAPINAVMRALADPTRRALFERVAGAHEITVAELTKGSGVTQGAISQHLKSLKQAGLVAERPEGRNVYYRAAPEGLAPLADWMSHYALFWHERFANLRTLLKEIDP; the protein is encoded by the coding sequence ATGATCGAAGCCGCTCCCATCAATGCCGTCATGCGTGCGCTTGCCGATCCGACCCGGCGCGCGCTGTTCGAGCGCGTCGCCGGAGCGCATGAAATCACCGTGGCGGAACTGACAAAGGGCAGCGGCGTGACGCAGGGCGCGATCTCGCAGCACCTCAAGTCGTTGAAGCAGGCCGGCCTCGTCGCCGAACGACCCGAGGGCCGCAACGTTTATTACCGCGCCGCGCCGGAGGGGCTCGCCCCGCTGGCCGACTGGATGAGCCACTATGCGCTGTTCTGGCACGAGCGGTTCGCCAACCTGCGCACGCTTCTGAAGGAGATCGATCCATGA
- a CDS encoding TetR/AcrR family transcriptional regulator has product MPSDQTRSAILAAAERLYADRGFGDVTLRDIVAEANVNLAAVNYHFGSKDELIAELFVTRSLATNRERLNELKAAEENGGGRAPIDQIFRALVGPTLRGCLGPDREGSTAARFMIRASIESVPPIRRIKNREVDHLRKFIAAMRRAMPGRDDVDLYWGLNFALAMSHHTIREKERLTKLSEGQCDLNDVAGIIDRVVSVSVMALAASETPAKKAAGKVAAR; this is encoded by the coding sequence ATGCCGAGCGATCAAACCCGATCCGCCATCCTCGCCGCCGCCGAACGGCTCTATGCCGACCGCGGCTTCGGCGACGTGACGCTGCGCGACATTGTTGCCGAAGCGAACGTCAACCTCGCGGCGGTGAATTATCATTTCGGCTCCAAGGACGAACTGATCGCCGAACTGTTCGTCACCCGCAGCCTTGCCACCAACCGCGAGCGACTGAACGAGTTGAAGGCCGCCGAGGAAAACGGCGGCGGCCGCGCGCCGATCGACCAGATCTTTCGCGCGCTGGTCGGGCCGACCTTACGCGGCTGCCTCGGTCCCGACCGCGAAGGCTCGACCGCGGCGCGGTTCATGATCCGCGCCTCGATCGAATCGGTGCCGCCGATCCGCCGCATCAAGAACCGCGAGGTCGATCATTTGCGGAAATTCATCGCCGCGATGCGCCGCGCGATGCCCGGCCGCGACGACGTCGACCTCTACTGGGGCCTGAATTTCGCGCTGGCGATGTCGCACCACACCATCCGCGAAAAAGAGCGGCTGACCAAACTGTCGGAGGGGCAATGCGACCTCAACGACGTCGCCGGGATTATCGACCGCGTGGTTTCGGTCTCGGTGATGGCGCTGGCGGCAAGCGAGACGCCGGCGAAGAAGGCGGCGGGGAAAGTGGCAGCGCGGTAG
- a CDS encoding DMT family transporter, which translates to MPLSPNLRGSLLMAVAMAGFTMNDSITKLMSSEMNFGQVMLVRGLFAIVLIGALAVHQRAIRPLRTLFVKPVALRIVGEVGGTVSFLAAITHLPLANTSAILQALPLTITLGAAVAFGEPVGWRRWSAIAAGFIGVLIIVRPGVAGFNQFTLLALVSVLFCSVRDLATKRIPSHIPSLVITLLTTVTVTTAGAVILVPLGGWTQPSTHSVGLLALAAVLVLVGYQCVIMALRSGDISAIAPFRYTALLWALLLGYLVFGDVPDTMMATGATIIVLSGLYAFYRERIRHREVAASASGLPPDGL; encoded by the coding sequence TTGCCGCTCTCTCCGAATCTTCGCGGAAGCCTGCTCATGGCCGTTGCCATGGCCGGCTTCACGATGAACGACTCCATCACCAAGCTGATGTCGTCGGAGATGAATTTCGGCCAGGTGATGCTGGTGCGCGGCCTGTTCGCGATCGTGCTGATCGGCGCGCTCGCCGTCCATCAGCGCGCGATACGTCCGCTGCGGACATTGTTCGTGAAGCCGGTCGCCTTGCGCATCGTCGGCGAGGTCGGCGGCACCGTATCGTTCCTGGCGGCGATCACGCATCTGCCGCTCGCCAACACCTCCGCGATCCTGCAGGCGTTGCCGCTGACCATCACGCTCGGCGCTGCGGTCGCGTTCGGCGAGCCGGTCGGCTGGCGGCGCTGGTCGGCGATCGCGGCCGGCTTCATCGGCGTGCTCATCATCGTGCGGCCTGGCGTCGCCGGCTTCAACCAGTTCACGCTGTTGGCGCTGGTGTCGGTGCTGTTCTGTTCGGTGCGCGATCTCGCGACCAAGCGGATACCTTCGCACATTCCTTCGCTGGTCATCACGCTGTTGACGACGGTGACGGTGACGACCGCGGGCGCCGTCATTCTGGTTCCGCTCGGCGGCTGGACACAGCCTTCGACGCACTCGGTCGGCTTGCTGGCGCTCGCCGCCGTGCTGGTGCTGGTCGGCTATCAATGCGTCATCATGGCGCTGCGATCGGGCGATATCTCGGCGATCGCGCCATTTCGCTACACCGCGCTGCTATGGGCCTTGCTGCTCGGCTATCTCGTGTTCGGCGACGTGCCCGACACCATGATGGCGACGGGCGCTACGATCATCGTGCTGTCCGGCCTCTACGCCTTCTACCGCGAGCGCATCCGCCACCGCGAGGTGGCGGCCAGCGCCTCCGGCCTGCCGCCGGACGGGTTGTGA
- a CDS encoding phosphotransferase family protein gives MADGVRKDEEFSGTKEVEERHRIDEKHLDAWMKENVEGYQGPPTVLQFKGGQSNPTYKIETPTRSYVMRRKPFGKLLPSAHAVDREFRVIAALGKQGFPVAKAYALCTDDGVIGAAFYIMSMEEGRVFWDPSLPSQTPENRRKIFTSKIETLAKLHVYDPEKIGLGDFGKPGNYFARQVDRWTKQYRASETQHIPEFEKLAEWLPKTVPAQARASVVHGDYRLDNMIFHATEPRVQAVLDWELSTLGDPMADFTYLLMQWTMPGLANSDLKALNIPSLEEAAAIYCNVTGSAVPDLNWYFSYNLFRLAGITQGIAGRVRDGTAANAKALESAARTVPLSKDAWKYAQKAGAT, from the coding sequence GTGGCCGACGGCGTCAGGAAAGACGAAGAGTTTTCAGGCACCAAGGAAGTCGAGGAGCGTCATCGCATCGATGAAAAGCACCTCGACGCTTGGATGAAGGAAAATGTCGAAGGCTATCAGGGACCGCCGACCGTCCTGCAGTTCAAGGGCGGCCAGTCCAATCCGACCTACAAGATCGAAACACCCACCCGTTCCTATGTGATGCGCCGCAAGCCGTTCGGCAAACTGCTGCCGTCCGCGCATGCGGTCGACCGCGAGTTCCGCGTCATCGCGGCCCTCGGCAAGCAGGGTTTCCCGGTCGCCAAGGCCTATGCGCTGTGCACCGACGACGGCGTGATCGGCGCCGCCTTCTACATCATGTCGATGGAAGAGGGCCGGGTGTTCTGGGATCCGTCGCTGCCGAGCCAGACGCCGGAAAATCGCCGCAAGATCTTCACCAGCAAGATCGAGACGCTGGCGAAACTCCACGTCTATGATCCCGAGAAAATCGGGCTCGGCGATTTCGGCAAGCCCGGCAACTATTTCGCGCGCCAGGTCGATCGCTGGACCAAGCAATACCGCGCCTCCGAGACCCAGCACATTCCGGAATTCGAAAAACTCGCCGAGTGGCTGCCGAAGACCGTGCCGGCGCAGGCGCGCGCCTCGGTGGTCCACGGCGACTATCGCCTCGACAACATGATTTTCCACGCCACGGAACCGCGCGTGCAGGCGGTGCTGGACTGGGAACTGTCGACGCTCGGCGATCCCATGGCCGACTTCACCTATCTGCTGATGCAGTGGACCATGCCGGGTCTGGCCAATTCCGATCTCAAGGCGCTCAACATTCCGAGCCTCGAAGAGGCGGCTGCAATCTACTGCAACGTCACCGGCAGCGCCGTGCCGGACCTGAACTGGTATTTTTCCTACAACCTGTTCCGGCTCGCCGGCATCACGCAGGGCATTGCGGGTCGCGTTCGCGACGGCACCGCGGCCAACGCCAAGGCACTGGAGTCGGCGGCACGCACCGTACCGCTGTCAAAGGACGCCTGGAAATACGCGCAGAAGGCCGGCGCGACCTGA
- a CDS encoding acyl-CoA dehydrogenase family protein: MDFNMSDRQKEWLERVQAFMKTHVRPAVPIYDKQDAEGPRWKVIPILEELKKKAKAEGLWNMFMPPSSHEDDEFHGAGLTNLEYALLSEEMGRISWASEVFNCSAPDTGNMEVFIRYGSKEQKKKWLRPLMDGEIRSAFLMTEPAVASSDATNIETRIEKDGDHYVINGRKWWSSGVGDPRCKIAILMGKTDPKAAKHQQQSQILVPLDTPGIKVEKMLPVFGYDDAPHGHAQVLLENVRVPKENILLGEGRGFEIAQGRLGPGRIHHCMRTIGKAEEALEKMVRRLASRTAFGKKIIEHSIWDQRIGEARADIEMNRLLCLKAADMMDKVGNKTAQAEIAMIKVTAPNMALKIIDNAIQAYGGGGVSDEAGLAKDYAHIRTLRLADGPDEVHNRAIARLELRKYAN, translated from the coding sequence ATGGACTTCAATATGTCAGACCGCCAGAAAGAATGGCTCGAGCGCGTGCAGGCGTTCATGAAGACGCACGTCCGTCCCGCGGTGCCGATCTACGACAAGCAGGATGCAGAGGGGCCGCGCTGGAAGGTGATCCCGATCCTCGAAGAGCTGAAAAAGAAGGCAAAGGCCGAAGGCCTCTGGAACATGTTCATGCCGCCGTCCTCGCACGAGGACGACGAATTCCACGGCGCGGGATTGACCAACCTCGAATATGCGCTGCTGTCGGAGGAGATGGGTCGCATCTCCTGGGCATCGGAGGTCTTCAACTGCTCCGCACCCGATACCGGCAACATGGAAGTATTCATCCGCTACGGCTCCAAGGAGCAGAAGAAGAAATGGCTGCGTCCGCTGATGGACGGCGAGATCCGCTCCGCCTTCCTGATGACGGAACCTGCCGTGGCTTCGTCGGACGCGACCAATATCGAGACGCGGATCGAGAAGGACGGCGACCATTACGTCATCAACGGCCGCAAATGGTGGTCGTCGGGCGTCGGCGATCCCCGCTGCAAGATCGCGATCCTGATGGGCAAGACCGATCCGAAGGCCGCGAAGCATCAGCAGCAGTCGCAGATCCTGGTTCCGCTCGACACGCCCGGCATCAAGGTCGAAAAGATGCTGCCGGTGTTCGGCTACGACGACGCGCCGCACGGCCATGCCCAGGTGCTGCTCGAGAACGTCCGCGTTCCCAAGGAGAATATCCTTCTCGGTGAGGGCCGTGGCTTCGAGATCGCACAGGGCCGCCTCGGTCCGGGCCGCATCCATCACTGCATGCGCACCATCGGCAAGGCCGAGGAGGCGCTGGAGAAGATGGTCAGGCGGCTGGCGTCGCGTACCGCCTTCGGCAAGAAGATCATCGAGCATTCGATCTGGGACCAGCGCATCGGCGAAGCGCGCGCCGATATCGAGATGAACCGCCTGCTGTGCCTCAAGGCCGCCGACATGATGGACAAGGTCGGCAACAAGACCGCGCAGGCCGAGATCGCCATGATCAAGGTCACGGCCCCCAATATGGCGCTGAAGATCATCGACAACGCGATCCAGGCCTATGGCGGCGGCGGCGTTTCCGACGAGGCCGGCCTGGCGAAGGATTATGCCCATATCCGCACGCTCCGCCTGGCTGACGGTCCGGACGAGGTGCACAATCGCGCCATTGCCAGACTTGAACTTCGGAAGTATGCAAACTGA
- a CDS encoding VOC family protein, with amino-acid sequence MSDLKDGTGTTATPNRTSVDMKLEVVVIPVSDVDRAKAFYAKLGWRLDADFASGDGWRVIQFTPPGSNTSVIFGNNVTPAAPGSAQGLYLIVSDIEAARNELRARGVEVGDVFHGGGDVHAGTDEPYIAGRRRVSGRDPARGSYGSYASFRDPDGNGWLFQEITTRLPGRVEADTTFSSSADLAGALRRAAAAHGEHEKRNGGVHDGNWPDWYADYIVKEQAGEPLPQ; translated from the coding sequence ATGAGTGATCTCAAGGATGGAACCGGCACAACGGCTACCCCGAACCGGACGAGCGTCGACATGAAGCTCGAAGTCGTCGTCATCCCCGTCTCCGACGTCGATCGCGCAAAAGCGTTCTACGCCAAGCTCGGCTGGCGGCTGGACGCCGACTTTGCTTCCGGTGACGGCTGGCGCGTGATCCAGTTCACGCCGCCCGGCTCGAATACCTCGGTCATCTTCGGCAACAACGTCACGCCGGCGGCGCCCGGCTCCGCGCAGGGCCTGTACCTGATCGTGTCCGACATCGAAGCCGCCCGCAACGAACTGCGCGCCCGGGGTGTCGAGGTCGGCGACGTCTTTCATGGCGGAGGCGACGTGCACGCCGGCACCGACGAACCCTATATCGCCGGGCGACGCCGGGTCAGCGGCCGCGATCCCGCGCGCGGCAGCTACGGCTCCTACGCCTCGTTCCGCGATCCCGACGGCAACGGCTGGCTGTTCCAGGAAATCACGACCCGCCTGCCCGGCCGCGTCGAGGCAGACACCACCTTCAGTTCGTCGGCCGATCTTGCCGGTGCGCTCCGCCGCGCCGCCGCCGCGCATGGCGAGCACGAGAAGCGCAACGGTGGCGTGCACGACGGGAACTGGCCGGACTGGTACGCCGATTATATCGTCAAGGAGCAAGCCGGCGAGCCATTGCCGCAGTGA
- a CDS encoding sigma-70 family RNA polymerase sigma factor: protein MSISPVDGRARLQAVMAELRPELHRYCARLAGSVFDGDDIVQDVLVRALVAADGLDPETPLKPWLFRIAHNRALDHLRSQAVRRSEPIEAAVQVADDLTLDPAEALMRQEAVATALSRFTQLPIAQRSAVILKDVLGHSLEEISGLLDLSVNSVKATLSRGRTRLTELNAAPGKPRLAKPASAGSAQFSALFNQRDWDGLRALLAEDVHLTQATHPDRKGRSDVGMFFTIYAEIPEFHLVPAYLDGGHGGEVMAVFARADDAQPSYLMKVEWRDSRIVRIRDFRYAGYILEGADLVLAAPRA from the coding sequence ATGTCTATCTCGCCTGTTGACGGTCGGGCGCGGCTTCAGGCGGTCATGGCCGAGCTGCGCCCCGAGCTTCACCGCTATTGCGCACGGCTGGCGGGCTCCGTCTTCGATGGCGACGACATCGTGCAGGATGTTCTTGTCCGCGCGCTTGTCGCCGCCGATGGCCTGGACCCCGAGACGCCACTAAAGCCGTGGCTGTTTCGGATCGCTCACAATCGCGCGCTCGATCACCTCAGGAGCCAAGCCGTGAGACGGAGCGAACCGATCGAAGCCGCGGTCCAGGTTGCGGACGACCTGACATTGGATCCAGCCGAGGCCCTTATGCGTCAGGAGGCGGTTGCCACCGCGCTCTCCCGCTTCACCCAACTGCCGATCGCCCAGCGCAGCGCGGTGATCCTGAAAGATGTGCTGGGTCACTCGCTCGAGGAAATCTCCGGACTTCTCGACCTCAGCGTCAATTCGGTGAAGGCGACACTCAGCCGTGGCAGGACCCGACTGACGGAGCTCAACGCAGCGCCAGGTAAGCCGCGCCTGGCGAAGCCCGCGTCAGCGGGCTCCGCGCAGTTTTCCGCGCTGTTCAATCAGCGCGACTGGGACGGCTTGCGCGCTCTGTTGGCCGAAGATGTTCATCTGACGCAGGCCACGCATCCCGATCGCAAGGGGCGGTCCGACGTGGGTATGTTCTTCACAATTTACGCGGAAATACCGGAGTTTCACCTCGTCCCGGCATACCTTGATGGCGGACACGGCGGCGAGGTGATGGCGGTTTTCGCGCGGGCCGACGATGCCCAGCCCAGCTACCTGATGAAGGTGGAATGGCGCGACTCTCGCATTGTCCGGATTCGCGACTTCCGTTATGCGGGTTACATTCTGGAGGGCGCGGATTTGGTCCTTGCCGCGCCCCGCGCCTGA
- a CDS encoding DUF1330 domain-containing protein, which translates to MRSNFKLAMVMLAGVATGAIAVQGLHAQGAKLKAYSISESDILDAAAQAAYLPTARKLIEAAHGRALRTAAGRVVQIEGGSPPKSAAIVEWDSLDDGVAFYKSKAWADLAPQRDKAVKVIRRYIVEAEK; encoded by the coding sequence ATGAGATCCAATTTTAAACTCGCAATGGTAATGCTCGCTGGCGTCGCAACTGGAGCTATCGCGGTCCAGGGCCTCCACGCTCAAGGAGCTAAGCTCAAAGCTTACTCGATCAGCGAATCTGACATCCTCGACGCTGCAGCCCAAGCAGCATACCTCCCTACCGCCCGGAAGTTGATAGAAGCAGCCCATGGCCGGGCTTTACGCACCGCAGCCGGACGGGTTGTTCAAATAGAGGGTGGGTCGCCTCCCAAGAGTGCGGCCATCGTCGAATGGGACAGCCTGGATGACGGAGTGGCATTCTACAAGTCGAAAGCCTGGGCGGACCTTGCACCCCAGCGTGACAAGGCAGTTAAGGTAATACGGCGGTACATCGTCGAAGCCGAAAAGTAG
- a CDS encoding DUF3303 domain-containing protein: MKYMIEYTIRSTGLTHDEGFAGSEALLTAFGKWKPEDGLTVHAFVSNLAGNGGYVLAEASDPKVIVTFVSKYNFWNDVNVVPVVDVGEVVPIAAASLAWAKSASKS; this comes from the coding sequence ATGAAGTACATGATTGAATACACCATCCGCTCAACCGGACTCACCCACGACGAAGGTTTTGCGGGCTCGGAAGCTCTCCTGACCGCGTTCGGCAAATGGAAACCGGAAGACGGTTTGACGGTCCACGCGTTCGTCTCGAACCTGGCCGGTAACGGCGGTTACGTGCTGGCCGAGGCCAGCGACCCCAAGGTCATCGTCACGTTCGTCTCAAAGTACAACTTTTGGAACGACGTCAATGTCGTTCCCGTGGTCGATGTCGGCGAGGTGGTTCCGATAGCTGCGGCGTCCCTTGCTTGGGCGAAGAGCGCTTCGAAAAGCTGA